The following are encoded in a window of Rhizobium sp. 11515TR genomic DNA:
- the xylB gene encoding xylulokinase, producing the protein MYLGLDLGTSGVKAMLIDGNQKIIGSANGGLDISRPHPGWSEQDPAHWIRATEEAVAGLKAAHPKELGAVRGIGLSGQMHGATLLDADDKVLRPCILWNDTRSYQEAAALDANTRFRALTGNIVFPGFTAPKLAWVATHEPEIFAKIRWVLLPKDYLRLWLTGEHMSEMSDSAGTSWLDTGKRKWSSELLAATNLDEKQMPTLVEGTEVAGKLRGELASKWGIGGDVVVAGGAGDNAASACGMGTVSHGAAFVSLGTSGVLFAANGSYLPKPESAVHAFCHALPNTWHQMGVILSATDALNWHSHVTGKSAAELTTELGETLKAPTNVTFLPYLSGERTPHNDATIRGAFIGLGHESGRAVLTQAVLEGVSFAIRDNLEALRSAGTDIARVTAIGGGSRSRYWLASIATALGVPVDLPADGDFGAAFGAARLGLIAATGADPVAVCTPPQTAGTIDPVASLTDAYADAYKRYRAVYPAIKPLSIV; encoded by the coding sequence ATGTATTTGGGTCTCGATCTCGGAACCTCCGGCGTCAAAGCGATGCTGATCGACGGCAATCAGAAGATCATCGGCTCCGCCAACGGCGGGCTTGACATCTCGCGCCCGCATCCCGGTTGGTCCGAGCAGGATCCGGCCCACTGGATCCGCGCGACCGAAGAGGCTGTTGCCGGGCTGAAGGCTGCGCATCCGAAGGAGCTGGGGGCCGTGCGCGGCATCGGCCTTTCCGGCCAGATGCATGGTGCGACGCTGCTCGATGCCGACGACAAGGTGCTGCGTCCCTGCATTCTCTGGAACGATACCCGCAGCTATCAGGAGGCTGCCGCGCTCGATGCTAACACACGTTTCCGGGCGCTGACCGGCAACATCGTCTTCCCCGGTTTCACCGCACCGAAGCTTGCATGGGTTGCCACGCACGAACCGGAGATCTTCGCCAAAATACGCTGGGTGCTGCTGCCGAAGGACTATCTGCGGCTTTGGCTGACGGGCGAGCACATGTCGGAAATGTCCGACTCGGCCGGCACGTCCTGGCTCGATACCGGCAAACGCAAATGGTCTTCCGAACTGCTGGCGGCCACCAATCTCGATGAGAAGCAGATGCCGACGCTGGTCGAGGGCACCGAAGTTGCCGGCAAGCTGCGCGGCGAACTGGCCTCGAAATGGGGTATTGGCGGCGATGTCGTCGTTGCAGGCGGGGCAGGGGACAATGCGGCCTCGGCCTGCGGCATGGGTACTGTCAGCCATGGTGCGGCCTTCGTTTCGCTGGGGACGTCTGGCGTTCTCTTTGCGGCCAATGGTTCCTATCTGCCGAAGCCGGAAAGTGCCGTTCACGCCTTCTGCCACGCGCTACCAAACACCTGGCATCAGATGGGCGTCATCCTCTCGGCAACCGATGCGCTGAACTGGCATTCGCATGTGACGGGCAAATCTGCCGCTGAACTCACCACCGAGCTTGGCGAGACGCTGAAGGCGCCGACCAACGTCACCTTCCTGCCCTATCTCTCGGGCGAGCGCACGCCGCACAACGACGCGACGATCCGCGGTGCCTTTATCGGTCTTGGTCATGAAAGCGGCCGCGCCGTGCTGACGCAAGCCGTGCTCGAAGGCGTGTCCTTCGCCATCCGCGACAATCTGGAAGCGCTGCGCTCGGCCGGCACGGATATCGCACGTGTGACCGCCATCGGCGGCGGCTCGCGCTCTCGCTACTGGCTGGCCTCGATCGCGACTGCGCTCGGCGTACCGGTCGATCTGCCGGCGGACGGAGATTTCGGTGCCGCTTTCGGTGCCGCACGCCTCGGCCTGATTGCCGCCACCGGCGCCGATCCGGTCGCCGTCTGCACCCCGCCGCAGACCGCCGGCACGATCGATCCCGTGGCGTCGCTGACGGATGCTTATGCGGATGCCTACAAGCGTTATCGGGCGGTTTATCCGGCGATCAAGCCGTTGAGTATAGTTTGA
- a CDS encoding LacI family DNA-binding transcriptional regulator — MRPTVHDIAAAAGVSLATVDRVLNQRPGVRLVTREKVEAAIRQIGYIRDVAAANLAKGRVYPLVFIVPTGDNSFMHGLRFEVHQATLRASIERTDIRIVEVPPFDVPALVAALDALQGQDIAGIALVATDAPEVRAAVDRLVTERIPVVTLVSDLTDSRRHHYAGIDNIAAGRTAARLLGRFLGGREGDLTVLAGSMLVRDHRERLQGFSAVMAEEFPKLRLLPVLEGRDDPERTKTLVSKTLSDNKNIIGIYSLGAGNRGLIAALKAVRPERELTVVVHELTQHTRAALLDGTVDAVLNQDAGHEVRSAIRVMKATADGQAVIADQERIRLDIFLKDNLP, encoded by the coding sequence ATGAGACCGACTGTGCATGACATTGCCGCCGCCGCGGGCGTCAGCCTTGCCACCGTGGACCGCGTCTTGAACCAGCGGCCGGGTGTGCGGCTGGTGACGCGGGAAAAGGTGGAGGCCGCGATCCGGCAGATCGGCTATATCCGCGATGTCGCCGCCGCCAATCTCGCCAAGGGCCGCGTCTATCCTCTCGTTTTCATCGTGCCGACGGGGGACAATTCCTTCATGCACGGGCTGCGATTCGAGGTGCATCAGGCAACCTTGCGGGCCAGCATAGAGCGCACGGACATCCGCATCGTCGAGGTGCCGCCGTTCGATGTGCCGGCGCTGGTCGCGGCGCTGGACGCCTTGCAGGGGCAGGATATCGCGGGCATCGCCCTGGTGGCGACCGATGCGCCGGAGGTCAGGGCCGCCGTCGACCGTCTCGTGACGGAACGTATTCCCGTCGTTACACTGGTCTCGGATCTCACTGATTCCCGCAGACATCACTATGCCGGCATCGACAATATTGCTGCTGGACGCACGGCCGCCCGGCTACTCGGGCGGTTCCTTGGTGGTCGCGAAGGTGATTTGACGGTGCTCGCCGGCTCGATGCTGGTGCGCGATCATCGCGAGCGCCTGCAGGGCTTTTCCGCCGTGATGGCCGAGGAGTTTCCCAAACTGCGGCTGCTGCCCGTGCTGGAAGGACGCGACGATCCTGAGCGGACGAAAACGCTCGTTTCCAAGACGCTCTCCGACAACAAGAATATTATCGGCATCTACAGCCTCGGTGCTGGCAACCGTGGTCTGATTGCGGCCCTGAAAGCCGTGCGGCCCGAGCGTGAGCTGACAGTGGTCGTGCATGAGCTGACGCAGCATACCCGCGCGGCGCTGTTGGACGGCACGGTCGATGCTGTCCTCAATCAGGATGCCGGCCATGAAGTCCGCAGCGCCATCCGCGTGATGAAGGCGACCGCCGACGGTCAGGCCGTCATCGCCGACCAGGAGCGCATACGCCTCGACATTTTCTTGAAGGATAATCTGCCCTGA
- a CDS encoding DHA2 family efflux MFS transporter permease subunit, translating to MSSASTTAGSPPRAAGPAAPAADHIEPRKLIAFLAMVLGMFMSILDIQIVSASLSEIQAGLSAGSDEIGWVQTAYLIAEVIMIPLSGTLARIISTRYLFAISAAGFTISSALAATATNIDQMIIYRALQGFIGGGMIPSVFAAAFTIFPPSKRNVVSPIIGLIATLAPTIGPTVGGYLSNAFSWHWLFLVNIPPGIVVAIVTWNFIDFDKPELSLMKKFDWWGLISMGVFLGALEYVLEEGNTNDWFNDNYIVAGAIASAIGAVIFFYRAFTVEFPVVDLRAFTNKNFSFGSMFSFVMGIGLYGLTYIYPLYLARIRGYDSLQIGETMFVSGLTMFFTAPLAGFLSSKVDLRILMIIGFTSFSAGTYIMMHLTVDWDFWELLIPQILRGFGLMLCMVPINNIALGTMPPARMRGASGLFNLTRNLGGAVGLAIINTLLTNRQDQHYFNLRDHIHWGNQVAVDQLNNMAASFNAAGLNGDQAALRQMVNMATQQAVVMSFGDIFLMLTVLFLAMILGVLMLSKPNAAGGGGGGGH from the coding sequence ATGTCGTCGGCCAGCACTACAGCCGGATCGCCCCCACGTGCGGCCGGCCCAGCCGCGCCTGCGGCTGACCATATCGAGCCGAGAAAGCTCATCGCCTTCCTGGCGATGGTGCTCGGCATGTTCATGTCGATCCTCGACATTCAGATCGTCTCGGCTTCGCTCAGCGAAATCCAGGCCGGTCTCAGCGCCGGCTCGGATGAAATCGGCTGGGTGCAGACCGCCTATCTGATCGCCGAAGTCATCATGATTCCGCTGTCGGGAACGCTGGCGCGCATCATTTCGACGCGCTATCTCTTCGCGATCTCCGCCGCCGGCTTCACCATATCGAGCGCGCTTGCCGCGACCGCCACCAACATCGACCAGATGATCATCTACCGCGCCCTGCAGGGCTTCATCGGCGGCGGTATGATCCCCTCGGTATTCGCGGCGGCCTTCACCATCTTCCCGCCGTCCAAGCGCAACGTCGTCTCGCCGATCATCGGCCTGATCGCCACGCTTGCGCCGACGATCGGCCCGACCGTCGGCGGCTATCTGTCCAACGCCTTCTCCTGGCACTGGCTGTTCCTGGTCAACATTCCGCCCGGCATCGTCGTTGCCATCGTCACCTGGAATTTCATCGACTTCGACAAGCCCGAATTGTCGCTGATGAAGAAGTTCGACTGGTGGGGTCTGATTTCGATGGGTGTTTTCCTCGGTGCGCTGGAATATGTGCTTGAGGAAGGCAACACGAACGACTGGTTCAACGACAATTATATCGTTGCAGGTGCCATTGCGTCCGCCATCGGTGCCGTGATTTTCTTCTACCGCGCCTTCACGGTCGAATTCCCCGTGGTCGATCTCAGGGCCTTCACGAACAAGAATTTCTCCTTCGGGTCGATGTTCTCCTTCGTCATGGGCATCGGCCTCTATGGCCTGACCTATATTTACCCGCTCTATCTCGCGCGCATTCGTGGCTACGATTCGCTGCAGATCGGCGAGACGATGTTTGTTTCCGGCCTCACCATGTTCTTCACGGCGCCGCTGGCCGGCTTCCTGTCGAGCAAGGTCGACCTGCGCATCCTGATGATCATCGGCTTCACCAGCTTCTCGGCCGGCACCTACATCATGATGCATCTGACGGTGGACTGGGATTTCTGGGAGCTGCTCATCCCGCAGATTCTGCGCGGTTTCGGTCTGATGCTCTGCATGGTGCCGATCAACAATATCGCGCTCGGAACCATGCCGCCCGCCCGCATGCGCGGTGCGTCCGGCCTGTTCAATCTGACGCGTAACCTTGGCGGTGCCGTCGGCCTTGCAATCATCAACACGCTTTTGACGAACAGGCAGGACCAGCATTATTTCAACCTGCGCGACCATATCCATTGGGGCAACCAGGTGGCAGTCGATCAGCTGAACAACATGGCTGCCAGCTTCAATGCCGCCGGCCTGAACGGCGATCAGGCTGCGCTCCGGCAGATGGTCAACATGGCGACGCAGCAGGCTGTCGTCATGTCCTTCGGGGATATTTTCCTGATGCTGACCGTGCTGTTCCTGGCGATGATCCTCGGCGTTCTGATGCTCAGCAAGCCGAACGCCGCAGGCGGTGGCGGCGGCGGAGGCCACTGA
- a CDS encoding HlyD family secretion protein, translating into MSSSHGNNVARIVNEPADAEVEARETGAPAEAPAAETRSNPAPAQAAPTAPAPAAPPPPEKKRRSLALPIIVVIALAAGGWYGYDWWTNGRFMVSTDDAYIGGDIATISPKVTGYVAKVNVVANQQVKAGDVLATLDDGDYKLALGQAQASLDTEQLSLHTIDAQIAAGQAALAQSQAQKVALEATVRGAQITQTRAAELQSKSVGTTAALDSANIALDQAKANLVGGDAAIASAQANINLLQAQRRQAESTIKGLEAARDKAARDLSFTVLKAPYDGIVGNRSVQEGDLVSPGQKLMAIVPIRQLYIDANFKETQIQHLVPGSKVNVHVDAYSDHPIVGTVESISPASGSVFSLLPPENATGNFTKIIQRVPVRIALPQDALNTGRLRAGLSVVVDVDTRTAPDK; encoded by the coding sequence ATGTCGTCAAGTCATGGAAACAATGTAGCGCGTATCGTGAACGAGCCCGCTGATGCAGAAGTAGAGGCCCGGGAAACCGGTGCGCCTGCCGAGGCTCCAGCGGCCGAAACGCGCAGCAACCCTGCCCCCGCCCAGGCTGCGCCCACTGCTCCGGCCCCTGCGGCCCCACCGCCGCCAGAGAAGAAGCGGCGCAGCCTGGCCCTCCCGATCATTGTCGTCATCGCTCTCGCAGCCGGCGGCTGGTACGGCTATGACTGGTGGACGAACGGCCGCTTCATGGTCTCCACCGATGATGCCTATATCGGCGGCGATATCGCCACGATCTCGCCGAAGGTAACGGGCTATGTGGCCAAGGTAAACGTCGTGGCCAACCAGCAGGTCAAGGCCGGCGACGTGCTCGCAACGCTCGACGACGGCGACTACAAGCTTGCGCTCGGCCAGGCTCAGGCCTCGCTCGATACCGAACAGCTTTCGCTCCATACCATCGATGCACAAATCGCTGCCGGCCAGGCAGCCCTTGCCCAGTCGCAGGCGCAGAAGGTTGCCCTGGAAGCCACGGTCCGCGGCGCCCAGATTACTCAGACGCGCGCTGCGGAACTGCAATCGAAGTCGGTCGGCACCACGGCTGCTTTGGATAGCGCCAATATCGCGCTTGATCAGGCTAAGGCCAATCTGGTCGGCGGCGACGCCGCCATCGCATCCGCACAGGCTAACATCAACCTGCTGCAGGCCCAGCGCCGTCAGGCCGAAAGCACGATCAAGGGTCTCGAAGCCGCGCGCGACAAGGCTGCCCGCGACCTTTCCTTCACCGTGCTGAAGGCACCTTATGACGGTATCGTCGGCAATCGCTCGGTCCAGGAAGGCGATCTCGTCTCTCCCGGCCAGAAGCTGATGGCGATCGTGCCGATCCGCCAGCTCTATATCGACGCGAACTTCAAGGAAACGCAGATCCAGCACCTGGTTCCTGGTTCCAAGGTCAACGTTCACGTCGATGCCTATAGCGACCATCCGATCGTCGGCACAGTAGAATCGATCTCGCCGGCCTCCGGCTCGGTCTTCTCGCTGCTGCCTCCGGAAAATGCGACGGGTAACTTCACCAAGATCATCCAGCGCGTGCCTGTCCGCATCGCATTGCCGCAGGATGCGCTCAATACCGGCCGTCTGCGCGCAGGCCTCAGCGTCGTTGTCGACGTCGATACCCGCACGGCGCCGGACAAGTAA
- a CDS encoding TetR/AcrR family transcriptional regulator, with amino-acid sequence MKHESQNAAVLNAPAPGSGGRWAAGEDPAKRHQILEGAKRVFMKMGFDAASMNDVTREAGVSKGTLYVYFANKEDLFAAMMESERTHFVNLVRNALSDEADVTTSLYDFGIVFVTHVTSDKTISAMRTVIGVRERMPSLCQRFFTGPENLRTVLRGFLERQVAAGHLKIDDFDMAARHFLEMASGGYFKLRLFGDMEQPPSKEEIDYVVRGAVRVFLAGYGPDRKD; translated from the coding sequence ATGAAACACGAATCCCAAAATGCCGCCGTATTGAACGCGCCTGCGCCGGGCTCCGGTGGACGCTGGGCAGCCGGCGAGGACCCTGCCAAGCGTCATCAGATTCTCGAAGGCGCCAAGCGTGTCTTTATGAAAATGGGCTTCGATGCGGCGAGCATGAACGATGTCACCCGCGAAGCGGGCGTTTCTAAGGGCACTCTCTACGTCTATTTCGCCAACAAGGAAGATCTGTTCGCCGCCATGATGGAGAGCGAGCGCACCCATTTCGTCAACCTTGTGCGCAATGCTCTTTCAGACGAAGCGGATGTCACCACCTCGCTTTATGATTTCGGTATCGTCTTCGTCACCCACGTCACCTCGGATAAGACCATCAGCGCCATGCGCACGGTCATCGGCGTGCGCGAACGCATGCCCTCGCTCTGTCAACGCTTCTTCACCGGTCCGGAAAATCTGCGCACGGTGCTGCGCGGCTTCCTCGAGCGGCAGGTTGCCGCCGGCCATCTCAAGATCGACGACTTTGACATGGCGGCACGGCACTTCCTGGAAATGGCCAGCGGCGGCTATTTCAAGCTGCGGCTCTTTGGCGATATGGAGCAGCCGCCATCGAAGGAAGAGATCGACTATGTCGTGCGCGGCGCCGTCCGCGTCTTCCTGGCAGGCTACGGTCCGGATCGCAAGGATTAG
- a CDS encoding GyrI-like domain-containing protein — MNAIGRAIWFIESHFKSDISLDEIAETAGLSRFHLSRVFGMTTGHSISSYIRSRRLSEAALTLTDGSSSILQVALDAGYGSHEAFTRAFREQFGITPESLRKQGHVRNLALQEPIRMDDTRLPKLEAPRFETHPAMLLAGLAETYAYEATEAIPSLWQKFNQHFGHISGQIGNVAYGVCTQAEEGSESFRYMSAAEVSDADGLPEGFVTTKLPQQRYAIFTHRGHISGISATVHQIFGDWLPQSGQQHAGTPDMMERYDDRFDPRTGMGVTEIWIPLKG; from the coding sequence ATGAACGCGATCGGCAGAGCGATATGGTTTATCGAAAGCCATTTTAAATCCGACATCTCGCTCGACGAGATCGCCGAGACGGCCGGGCTGTCGCGCTTTCATCTCTCGCGCGTCTTCGGCATGACGACGGGCCACTCGATCAGCAGCTATATCCGGAGTCGCCGCCTCAGCGAAGCGGCTCTCACGCTGACCGACGGCTCCTCCTCCATTCTCCAGGTTGCCCTCGATGCCGGCTACGGCTCGCACGAGGCTTTCACCCGTGCCTTCCGCGAGCAATTCGGCATCACGCCGGAAAGCCTGCGCAAGCAAGGACACGTTCGCAACCTCGCTCTACAGGAGCCGATCAGAATGGACGACACCCGCCTTCCCAAGCTCGAGGCACCGCGCTTCGAGACCCATCCCGCAATGCTGCTTGCCGGTCTTGCGGAAACCTATGCCTATGAGGCGACAGAGGCCATCCCCTCGCTCTGGCAGAAATTCAACCAGCATTTCGGCCATATTTCCGGCCAGATCGGTAATGTCGCTTACGGCGTCTGCACCCAGGCGGAAGAAGGCAGCGAGAGCTTCCGCTATATGTCGGCAGCCGAAGTTTCCGACGCGGACGGCCTGCCCGAAGGTTTCGTGACGACCAAACTGCCTCAGCAGCGCTACGCGATCTTCACGCATCGCGGTCATATCTCCGGCATTTCCGCCACCGTGCATCAGATCTTCGGAGACTGGCTGCCGCAATCGGGTCAACAGCATGCCGGCACCCCCGACATGATGGAACGCTATGACGACCGCTTCGACCCACGCACAGGTATGGGCGTGACGGAAATCTGGATCCCCCTCAAAGGCTAG
- the gltX gene encoding glutamate--tRNA ligase → MTTSGVRVRIAPSPTGEPHVGTAYIALFNYLFAKKHGGEFILRIEDTDATRSTPEFETKVLDALKWCGLKWSEGPDIGGPYGPYRQSDRKDLYKPYVEQIVTNGHGFRCFCTPERLEKMREAQRAAGLPPKYDGHCLNLSAEEVTSRVAAGEPHVVRMKIPTEGSCKFHDGVYGDVEIPWDAVDMQVLLKADGMPTYHMANVVDDHLMKITHVARGEEWLASVPKHILIYQYLGWEPPVFMHLSLMRNADKSKLSKRKNPTSISYYTALGYIPEALMNFLGLFFIQIAEGEELLSMDELAAKFDPENLSKAGAIFDIQKLDWLNGRWIREKLSEEEFQHRVLTWAMENDRLKEGLKLSQSRITKLGELPDLTGFLFKSDLNLDPSAFAKIKSTPEELLEILNTVQPDLEKILEWNVETIEAELRAIADRMGKKLKVIVAPLFVAVSGSSRSLPLFDSMAILGRSVVRQRLKLAAQTVATLVGPKN, encoded by the coding sequence ATGACCACTTCAGGCGTTCGCGTCCGCATCGCACCCTCCCCTACCGGCGAGCCGCATGTCGGCACCGCTTACATCGCGCTGTTCAACTATCTCTTCGCCAAGAAACACGGCGGCGAGTTCATCCTGCGCATCGAGGATACCGACGCGACCCGCTCCACCCCGGAATTCGAGACCAAGGTTCTCGATGCTCTGAAATGGTGCGGCCTGAAATGGTCGGAAGGCCCGGATATCGGCGGCCCTTACGGCCCTTATCGCCAGAGCGACCGCAAGGACCTCTACAAGCCCTATGTCGAGCAGATCGTCACAAACGGCCATGGCTTCCGCTGCTTCTGCACGCCTGAGCGTCTGGAAAAGATGCGCGAGGCGCAGCGCGCCGCCGGTCTGCCGCCGAAGTATGACGGCCACTGTCTGAATCTCTCGGCCGAGGAAGTGACCTCGCGCGTTGCCGCCGGCGAGCCGCATGTCGTGCGCATGAAGATCCCGACCGAAGGCTCCTGCAAGTTCCATGACGGCGTCTATGGCGACGTGGAAATCCCGTGGGATGCCGTCGACATGCAGGTCCTGCTCAAGGCCGACGGCATGCCCACCTATCACATGGCCAACGTCGTCGACGACCATCTGATGAAGATCACTCATGTCGCGCGCGGTGAGGAATGGCTCGCTTCGGTGCCGAAGCATATCCTGATCTATCAGTATCTCGGCTGGGAGCCGCCGGTGTTCATGCACCTGTCGCTGATGCGCAATGCCGACAAGTCGAAATTGTCGAAGCGCAAGAACCCGACATCGATCTCCTATTATACGGCCCTCGGCTATATCCCCGAGGCGCTGATGAACTTCCTCGGCCTGTTCTTCATCCAGATCGCCGAAGGTGAAGAGCTCCTGAGCATGGATGAGCTTGCCGCGAAGTTCGATCCGGAAAACCTCTCCAAGGCCGGCGCCATCTTCGACATCCAGAAGCTCGACTGGCTGAATGGCCGCTGGATCCGCGAGAAGCTCTCGGAAGAAGAGTTCCAGCACCGGGTGCTGACCTGGGCGATGGAAAACGACCGTCTGAAGGAAGGCCTGAAGCTGTCGCAGTCGCGCATCACCAAACTCGGTGAACTGCCCGATCTCACAGGCTTCCTGTTCAAGTCCGACCTCAACCTTGATCCCTCTGCTTTCGCGAAGATCAAGTCGACGCCGGAAGAGCTTTTGGAAATCCTGAACACCGTGCAGCCGGATCTGGAAAAGATCCTCGAATGGAATGTCGAGACGATCGAAGCTGAGCTGCGCGCCATTGCAGACCGCATGGGCAAGAAGCTGAAGGTCATCGTCGCACCGCTTTTCGTCGCCGTATCGGGCTCCTCGCGCTCCCTCCCGCTTTTCGATAGCATGGCGATCCTCGGCCGCTCCGTCGTCCGCCAGCGGCTGAAACTAGCCGCGCAGACCGTTGCGACCCTCGTCGGCCCGAAGAACTGA
- the lysS gene encoding lysine--tRNA ligase produces the protein MNDKTETSALSSDATEVRRQKLKLLREQVGDVYPAHFHRTMTNAELAAKYEGLEPDTETGDVVTVAGRVYSSRNSGMFMDIHDASAKIQIFSHKDVTSEEARALLPMIDIGDIIGVTGVVRRTKRGELTINAQQITMLTKSLLPMPEKWHGLSDIELRYRKRHLDIMTNEESKLRFQQRSRIVSGIRRFMENDGFMEVETPMLHSVYGGATAEPFKTHHNTLKLDMYLRIAPELFLKRTLVSGLTDKVFEINRNFRNEGVSTRHNPEFTMMECYWAYADYEDIMDLVERLFSTLAMSIHGSTEFAFGDKQISFKGPFRRVPMPDAVKEATGIDFLAIKTDEEARAASKAAGFAVEKDATWGECLAFIFEEKVEGTLIQPAHVTHFPKDISPFAKEVPGEPRLVERFETYCNAWELGNAFSELNDPEEQRARMVEQLEQAHARGEKQKELDEEFLDAIDQGMPPAGGLGIGVDRLIMLLTNSPSIRDIILFPARRNKAD, from the coding sequence ATGAACGACAAGACCGAAACATCCGCCCTCTCCTCCGACGCAACGGAAGTTCGCCGCCAGAAGCTGAAGCTGCTACGCGAACAGGTTGGCGACGTCTATCCGGCGCATTTTCACCGGACGATGACCAATGCCGAGCTTGCTGCGAAATACGAAGGTCTGGAGCCGGATACCGAGACCGGCGATGTTGTCACCGTTGCCGGCCGCGTCTACTCCTCGCGCAACTCCGGCATGTTCATGGATATCCATGATGCCTCGGCCAAGATCCAGATCTTCAGCCACAAGGATGTGACCTCGGAAGAGGCTCGCGCATTGTTGCCGATGATCGATATCGGCGACATCATCGGCGTCACCGGCGTCGTGCGCCGCACCAAGCGCGGCGAGCTGACCATCAATGCCCAGCAGATCACCATGCTGACAAAGTCATTGTTGCCGATGCCGGAAAAATGGCACGGCCTGTCCGATATCGAGCTGCGCTATCGCAAGCGTCATCTCGACATTATGACCAACGAGGAATCGAAGCTCCGCTTCCAGCAGCGCAGCCGCATCGTCTCCGGCATCCGCCGCTTCATGGAAAATGACGGCTTCATGGAAGTCGAAACGCCGATGCTGCATTCGGTCTATGGCGGCGCCACTGCCGAGCCGTTCAAGACGCATCACAACACGCTGAAGCTCGATATGTACCTGCGCATCGCGCCGGAACTGTTCCTGAAGCGCACGCTGGTCTCCGGTCTCACCGACAAGGTCTTCGAGATCAACCGCAACTTCCGCAACGAAGGCGTCTCCACCCGGCACAATCCCGAATTCACCATGATGGAGTGCTATTGGGCCTATGCCGACTACGAGGACATCATGGATCTCGTCGAGCGGCTGTTCTCGACGCTCGCCATGTCGATCCACGGCAGCACCGAATTCGCCTTCGGCGACAAGCAGATCTCCTTCAAGGGTCCGTTCCGCCGCGTGCCGATGCCCGATGCCGTCAAGGAAGCGACCGGTATCGACTTCCTGGCGATCAAGACCGACGAAGAAGCCCGCGCCGCGTCCAAGGCTGCCGGCTTTGCCGTCGAGAAGGACGCGACCTGGGGCGAATGCCTTGCCTTCATCTTCGAGGAGAAGGTCGAGGGCACGCTGATCCAGCCGGCGCACGTCACGCATTTCCCGAAGGACATCTCGCCCTTCGCCAAGGAAGTGCCGGGCGAGCCGCGCCTCGTCGAACGTTTCGAGACCTATTGCAACGCCTGGGAACTCGGCAACGCTTTCTCGGAACTCAACGATCCGGAAGAACAGCGCGCACGCATGGTCGAGCAGCTCGAGCAGGCGCATGCGCGTGGCGAAAAGCAGAAGGAACTCGACGAGGAATTCCTCGACGCAATCGATCAGGGCATGCCGCCGGCGGGCGGTCTCGGCATCGGTGTGGACCGCCTCATCATGCTTCTGACCAACTCGCCGTCGATCCGCGACATCATCCTTTTCCCGGCCCGCCGCAACAAGGCCGATTGA
- a CDS encoding LysR substrate-binding domain-containing protein — MAFTLRQLQYFVAVAEQGSVTRAAQNLSISQSSVTEALKELESDLSVELFERHPRGLSITHNGHQFLRHATKILATVSDARTSFSGKQNEAGGTLNIGVTSLVAGYVLSDLLARYRRACPGVEVSAIEDNGGYLEHLLVGGELDVAVMVISNLRDRMALQAEILETSPYRLWLPMGHPLVSADIISVADITREPLIMLTIDEIEENTGKLLTALGARPHVAFRTRSVEAVRSLVATGAGVALLPDLVYRPWSLEGDRIESRDVSGSLPVVQVGMVWRKGSSLPQAARDFVGVAESMRSGRQR; from the coding sequence ATGGCCTTCACCCTGAGACAGCTGCAATACTTCGTCGCCGTGGCGGAACAAGGCTCCGTGACGCGGGCCGCGCAGAACCTGTCCATCTCCCAATCCTCAGTCACCGAAGCCCTCAAGGAACTGGAAAGCGATCTCAGCGTGGAGCTGTTCGAGCGCCATCCGCGCGGCCTGTCGATCACTCACAACGGCCACCAGTTCCTGCGCCACGCAACTAAGATCCTGGCGACGGTCTCCGACGCGCGCACCAGCTTTTCCGGCAAGCAGAACGAGGCCGGAGGCACGCTGAATATCGGCGTGACATCGCTTGTCGCCGGCTATGTTCTGTCAGATCTTCTGGCGCGCTATCGCCGCGCCTGCCCCGGGGTCGAAGTCAGTGCCATCGAGGATAATGGCGGCTATTTGGAACATCTTCTGGTTGGTGGCGAGCTCGACGTCGCCGTCATGGTCATTTCCAACCTGCGCGACCGCATGGCTCTGCAGGCCGAGATTCTGGAGACCTCGCCCTACCGCCTCTGGCTGCCGATGGGCCACCCCCTCGTCTCGGCCGATATCATCAGTGTCGCGGACATCACCCGCGAGCCGCTGATCATGCTGACCATCGATGAGATCGAGGAAAACACGGGCAAGCTTTTGACAGCACTCGGTGCCCGCCCGCATGTCGCCTTCCGCACCCGCTCTGTCGAGGCCGTGCGCAGCCTGGTTGCCACCGGCGCCGGCGTCGCACTGCTGCCGGATCTCGTCTATCGTCCATGGTCGCTGGAAGGCGATCGCATCGAAAGCCGCGACGTCTCCGGTTCGCTGCCGGTGGTTCAGGTCGGCATGGTCTGGCGCAAGGGCTCCAGCCTGCCGCAAGCCGCCCGCGATTTCGTCGGCGTCGCAGAAAGCATGCGCTCGGGCCGGCAGCGGTAG